The stretch of DNA ATAAACAAAGTAGTAGAACTTTAACGGTTGCCGTTTTATACCATGAGAATTATAGAATACCAAGATAATCTAGTACAGGCATATTTCAATTTTACTAAACCTAACATACCGGCCaccttttgaaattcatttcaaaCATTTAACTTATTTTGCTTACTAATACTAATAATTACATATTTCAAAAACCTAATTAATCTTCAGAACATGGTAGTCCACAAATTTTCGAAACAGCGCGCTTAAATTCTCCTCCGGATGTCCTCAGGTAACTCTGTGTAATACCATCTGGTCCAGGATGCGTGTCAACGACCCGAGCTAGAGGCCATCTAGCTGGGGGTAGAGCGTCGTCCTTCAAGATAACTATGCTGCCAACGTCGATTTTAAACTGCTTGGGATTGGTTTTGTACAGCACCTGCAATTCCTTCAAGTATTCGCTTCTCCACTGATGCCAGAACCTTTGCGAATAGGATTGGAGTCGCTCATACTGTCCCAAACGATTCAGTGGAATGTTGCGAACATCAGGTTCGGGAAGCGGTCGGATCATATTCCGGACCAGAAAGTGTGATGGTGTCAATGCGCGGCAATCGTTGGGATCATCCGACAACGGCATTAGAGGACGAGAATTCATACTTCCTTCTATGGACACGAGCACGGTAACCAATTCTTCGTAGGTCTGCAATGCGTCGCCGAGTTGTCTCACAAGCTGCTTCTTGGCCACCTTCACCGCGGCTTGCCATAGTCCGCCGAAGTTTGGTGCCCGGGGAGGGATTAGATGCCACTGGATACCGTCCTGCGCAAGATTCTGTTTGATGTTGTCTTGTGCAGAGCCTGGCTGGAACATACAATATAGTTGATGTAGGGCATTTTTCGCTCCAATAAAATTTGTCCCGTTATCGGAGTAGATGTGTTTTGGCTTATTCCTTCTCCAAATGAAACGATTCAGAGCCATTAGGAACGTAGTAGTAGAAAGATCACCTACCAGCTCCAAATGAACTGCCTTCGTACTTAGGCAAATTAATACACATATATAAGCTTTTCTTGATGGAGCTTTTCGTTGCGCGGGCTTCAGATAAATTGGCCCGCAATAATCGACGCCGGTGCATTCAAAAGCTTCACCCGCTGTAACACGAGCGGCTGGCAGTTGGCCAATTGGCTGCTCAATCGGATGAGGAGTTGCTCTGCAGCATCGAAAGCATTTACGAAGTACGCTTGTCACAGCTCTTCGGCCACTGAGGGGCCAAAATTCATCTCTTACGACGGCTAGTGTTGTCGAAATTCCGCTATGAACCAGCTTTTCATGATGATGCTTGATGACCAGTCTCGTAAAGGGATGAAAACCAGGTAGGATAATAGGATGCAGTACGTCGAAAGCTTCCCTCGAACGCTGCAGCCGGCCACCAACGCGTATAAGGCCATCGGCATCCAGGTAGGGATTCATCAAACGCAGCTTCGATTTACTGGATACACGCTTGCCTAGTTGAAGCAGTTTAAGTTCGTCGGGAAACGATTCCTTTTGTACAAGCTTGGATAACACGAGTTTCGCAGCCATAATCTCTGCAGCGTCTAACACTTTGCCACGGTATCGATTTTCGGGTTTACATCGCGCATTCCTTGCAAAACGAAGAACGAATCCGACCAAGTTCAATAATCGAAGATAGCGTGAATATCGTAGAAATAGAGGATCGGGTGATGCTGTGATCGTTGCCAGTATGGCCGTCTTTTTCTGCTCGAGTTCCTCCACAGGGAAATCAATTGCTTCATACACTTGCGAAGGCCATGAGGATTTAGGCTTGCGAAGCCAGCTAGGACCATATTTCCACTTGTCGCTTACTAGCTCGGTTACTAGCTCGTTTGCTGAAACTCCTCGTGATACTAAGTCTGCTGGGTTCTCCTCCCCAGCAACGTGCATCCATTTCGAACCATGAGTAGTGGACTGAATCTCAGAAATACGATTTGCCACAAATGTCCTCCATGTTCGAGGGGGGGGAATTCATCCATTGCAAAACAACCGTCGAATCACTCCAAAAGTGACTAGCTTTTATAGGAACATCTAGGGCGAGGATCAATTTCTCATACAAACGGGCACCGACAAGTGCAGCACATAATTCAAGCCGGGGGATTCTCAAACATTTAAGAGGGGCAACCCTCGATTTGGATGCTAGCAAGCTCACTTTGATACTACCATCCGTAACTTCGGAACGCACGTACACGCATGCCCCGTATGCTGCATCTGAGGCGTCCGCGAACGTGTGTATTTCAACATTGTTTAAATGGGACATGAAAGCGCATCGATCAATGCGAAAATCGGAAAGTTGTGGTAGTTGCTGACAAAAACGGTCCCATTTTCGTTGCATCTCCGGCGTCACCTGGTCATCCCAATTCAACGACAAAAGCCACAGGTGctgcatcattattttcgcctgtACAATGACCGGGGACACCAGACCCAGTGGATCGAAGAGTTGTGCAATGGCCGACAATATGCTGCGCTTCGTTGCCTCTCGAGACTCCAAAGAAACGGATACGTTAAATCGAAATACGTCAGCCTCCGGTTCCCAGAGTATTCCGAGAGTTTTTATCGTTTCGTCCTGATCGAACTTGAGAGCAGACTGAGTGCCGAGAAGCTCCTGAGGTATTTTGGCCAACACATCCGGTGAATTTGAAACCCACTTGCGTAGACGGAATCCACCTTTCTGCATCAACTGCATTAGCTCCGATTGAAGTTGAATTGCAGCTTCGATAGAAAATTCACCACCTATGTAGTCATCTATATAAATGTTCTTCTTGACTGCCTTGCTTGCATTTGGGTAGGCTGCACCTTCGTCGTTCACCAGTTGCAATAATGTACGCGTAGCTAGAAACGATGATGGGGCTAGACCGTATGTGACTGTAGCTAGCTCGTAGATCTTGATGGGTTGGCTTATGTCGAAGCGGAATACGATTCTCTGCAGTCGCCGGTCTATAGGGTTCATCCACACTTGGCGATACATTTTTTCGGCGTCTGCCACTAGGGCAACTGGAAACTGTCGAAACCTCACGATAATTGTAACGATGTCGTCTTGGACAACTGGACCCACGAGAAGAGAATCATTTAGGGATTTCCCAGTGCTCGTCTTAGCAGAACCATCAAACACTACTCGCACTTTCGTCGTGGAGCTCGATTCCTTTACGACGGGATGGTGCGGGAGGTAACATTCAAGAAGACGGCAATCATCATCCACTGGAACCTCGCGCATGTGGCCTAATGCGAGATACTCTCTCATGAAGTCGTGGTATTGTGACTTTAATTCCTTCTTCTTCTCCAACATTCGCTCCAACCAGCGAAACCGTTGGAAAGCGCTCGTTTTCGAAGCGCCAATCATTTTCTCGTACTGTGGTTGCTTCGGCATTTTAACGATGTATCGACCATCGGCATCTCTGGATACAGTTTCTCTGAATAGTTCCTCGCATCGTTGCTCATCGAGCGAAAAGTTTGATCCGTTAATCTCCTCTACTCTCCAAAACCGTTCGAGCAATTGGTCCACGGGTGTAACTGTCGCCACATGACAAGCTACCGGGATTCGTTCCGCTTCGTTCGTTTCCTTTACGATACCAGACACTATCCAACCGATTACGGTTTCTATCAGCATGGGGAGATTGACCGCCAAACGAACTTTTCCTTCACGGATAAAATCGAAGAATTGTGCTGCTCCAAGTATCATATCTATACGATGTGTCACGTTGAATTCGGGGTCAGCCAACGGTAGAGTTTCTGGAATTTTCCAGCACGACGTATTGAATGAAACGGGAGGTGTATCACATGTTACTCTACGTAGGACTAAGAAGTCTAGTGTTTGCTGGAATGGGAAAACTCGGGAACGTATTTCTGCCTGCACTTGATGCTTGGCATTCGTGACTGTACCATCTATGCCAGATATTGGGATGTTGATTGGTCTGCGGGCTAGGTGTAACTGCTGACATAAACGCTCGCTGATGGCATTCGGCTGCG from Toxorhynchites rutilus septentrionalis strain SRP chromosome 3, ASM2978413v1, whole genome shotgun sequence encodes:
- the LOC129779848 gene encoding uncharacterized protein LOC129779848, translating into MHVAGEENPADLVSRGVSANELVTELVSDKWKYGPSWLRKPKSSWPSQVYEAIDFPVEELEQKKTAILATITASPDPLFLRYSRYLRLLNLVGFVLRFARNARCKPENRYRGKVLDAAEIMAAKLVLSKLVQKESFPDELKLLQLGKRVSSKSKLRLMNPYLDADGLIRVGGRLQRSREAFDVLHPIILPGFHPFTRLVIKHHHEKLVHSGISTTLAVVRDEFWPLSGRRAVTSVLRKCFRCCRATPHPIEQPIGQLPAARVTAGEAFECTGVDYCGPIYLKPAQRKAPSRKAYICVLICLSTKAVHLELVGDLSTTTFLMALNRFIWRRNKPKHIYSDNGTNFIGAKNALHQLYCMFQPGSAQDNIKQNLAQDGIQWHLIPPRAPNFGGLWQAAVKVAKKQLVRQLGDALQTYEELVTVLVSIEGSMNSRPLMPLSDDPNDCRALTPSHFLVRNMIRPLPEPDVRNIPLNRLGQYERLQSYSQRFWHQWRSEYLKELQVLYKTNPKQFKIDVGSIVILKDDALPPARWPLARVVDTHPGPDGITQSYLRTSGGEFKRAVSKICGLPCSED
- the LOC129779854 gene encoding uncharacterized protein LOC129779854, producing MADKKLKAKELKRKNVVEGLKRIEDFLKKYDPTQHAREVGLRLERLEKLMEVFEAVQSEYELLDETEEFMKGNLECRAKIEEQYFRVKAGLLTRMPEVATPLSSAVSSMNVQPPTSSPLSNVKLPTITLPEFTGDFNDWLTFHDTFVSMIHTSNEISCVQKFHYLRAALKGEAANLIQSITITANNYAVAWETLVQRYSNKVLLRKKHIRALLKYPKIPNHSVEALHKIVDEFQRHTKVLEQLGEPIAQYSSILMEILEDKLDDASLAAWEESISSDQQPTYEKMIEYLQKRARVLETILINRPNPSSLLSKPAAGSSGSKKHHHPRLNINAAVTDGASGKIFPMCPACEKQKHPLVDCAVFNGMNVAARLKVVYDKRLCSNCFRNDHYARRCRSKFSCKHCSKRHHSMIHPGPAGNRQADADIRNQMTMPSCENQQPSPNPMVSAVAAAVPTIDTYTSLVLANPAVKVTHTNVLLSTVVLLVVDPYGQEHVARALLDSGSQPNAISERLCQQLHLARRPINIPISGIDGTVTNAKHQVQAEIRSRVFPFQQTLDFLVLRRVTCDTPPVSFNTSCWKIPETLPLADPEFNVTHRIDMILGAAQFFDFIREGKVRLAVNLPMLIETVIGWIVSGIVKETNEAERIPVACHVATVTPVDQLLERFWRVEEINGSNFSLDEQRCEELFRETVSRDADGRYIVKMPKQPQYEKMIGASKTSAFQRFRWLERMLEKKKELKSQYHDFMREYLALGHMREVPVDDDCRLLECYLPHHPVVKESSSTTKVRVVFDGSAKTSTGKSLNDSLLVGPVVQDDIVTIIVRFRQFPVALVADAEKMYRQVWMNPIDRRLQRIVFRFDISQPIKIYELATVTYGLAPSSFLATRTLLQLVNDEGAAYPNASKAVKKNIYIDDYIGGEFSIEAAIQLQSELMQLMQKGGFRLRKWVSNSPDVLAKIPQELLGTQSALKFDQDETIKTLGILWEPEADVFRFNVSVSLESREATKRSILSAIAQLFDPLGLVSPVIVQAKIMMQHLWLLSLNWDDQVTPEMQRKWDRFCQQLPQLSDFRIDRCAFMSHLNNVEIHTFADASDAAYGACVYVRSEVTDGSIKVSLLASKSRVAPLKCLRIPRLELCAALVGARLYEKLILALDVPIKASHFWSDSTVVLQWMNSPPSNMEDICGKSYF